A section of the Leptospira terpstrae serovar Hualin str. LT 11-33 = ATCC 700639 genome encodes:
- a CDS encoding glycosyltransferase family 4 protein produces MKVLIDHQIFFQNRYGGISKIFSEIIRRLNERKIPFDTSVSIGDYNQGILRDPKTKLQVNQIPFFSLATVYFGILTFFKILRLPYPEFLTKRESGILRKSLSKNISILNGSVNRALTNHEYTVFHPTYFQDYYLSNLKESNTKMVLTVYDCVHELFPQFYGSNNFILRNRKSLCEASDHIICISETTKKDLIKWYPNIHSKNISVIYLAGNLSHHVESSIPFTNYILFVGNRSDYKNFNILLDAFVSIAKENEIHLVCAGGGKFRRQEKQWITSFGLESYVHQVNIDSEQFLANLYRKAKAFVYPSLYEGFGIPLLEAMSVGCPVLCSSIEVFHEVAGDAAMFFNPKDHLDLRTKILELLGSEKMRNELVQHGYIREKKFSWNQCADEHIQIYQSLSNHK; encoded by the coding sequence ATGAAAGTTTTAATAGATCATCAGATTTTTTTTCAAAATCGATATGGTGGAATTTCTAAAATATTTTCTGAAATCATCCGAAGACTCAATGAAAGAAAAATTCCATTTGATACTTCAGTCTCAATCGGAGATTACAACCAAGGAATCCTACGTGATCCTAAAACAAAGTTACAGGTAAACCAAATTCCATTTTTTTCATTGGCAACTGTCTATTTTGGGATACTAACATTTTTTAAAATTTTAAGACTGCCTTATCCGGAATTCTTAACCAAACGAGAAAGTGGAATCTTAAGGAAAAGTTTAAGTAAAAATATTTCTATTCTCAATGGAAGTGTCAATAGAGCATTAACCAATCACGAATATACTGTATTTCATCCTACTTACTTTCAAGATTATTATCTATCCAACTTGAAAGAAAGTAATACCAAGATGGTCCTGACTGTATATGATTGTGTGCATGAACTTTTCCCCCAATTTTATGGTTCCAATAACTTTATTTTAAGGAATCGGAAAAGTTTATGTGAGGCTTCTGATCATATCATTTGTATTTCGGAAACGACAAAAAAAGATTTAATCAAGTGGTATCCAAATATACATTCGAAAAATATTTCAGTAATTTATTTAGCTGGGAATTTGAGTCATCATGTGGAGAGTTCTATACCCTTTACCAATTATATTTTATTTGTTGGAAACCGGTCGGATTATAAAAACTTTAACATTCTTTTGGATGCTTTTGTTTCTATTGCGAAGGAAAATGAGATACATTTGGTTTGTGCCGGTGGTGGTAAGTTTCGAAGACAAGAAAAACAATGGATTACAAGTTTTGGGTTAGAGTCCTACGTCCATCAAGTAAATATTGATTCGGAACAGTTTTTAGCAAACTTATATCGGAAAGCAAAAGCCTTTGTTTATCCTTCTTTGTATGAAGGATTTGGTATTCCCCTTCTCGAAGCAATGTCCGTCGGCTGTCCTGTTCTTTGTAGTTCGATTGAAGTATTTCATGAAGTTGCCGGTGATGCTGCCATGTTTTTTAATCCGAAAGATCATTTAGATCTGCGAACAAAAATTTTAGAATTACTTGGTTCAGAAAAAATGAGAAATGAGCTAGTTCAACATGGATACATCCGCGAAAAAAAATTTTCATGGAACCAGTGTGCTGATGAACACATACAAATTTACCAGTCACTAAGTAATCATAAATGA
- a CDS encoding glycosyltransferase family 4 protein — protein MNLIFDISVLAWSIRSNKAKTGIFRVIENLFFQFLKDPEINLYLTSIHGNIEDLKVYLKKENIQISNDHLLIPKKPTKLKDKVFQIYLWTYGIIDKKGYPRLSKFLIIFHNLFVKFPLSFIGLRNYFYPIPEKYLSKTFTFHSTFLPIPKYIQNSKIHKVITIYDLISILHPEFFFGNQDHVVWKLIRDIAKDTKVITISEHSKNDLLKANIGLSDDQVFVTPLASAKHFYRVSSNEKLASDLRMFHLIPGDYILSVSTLEPRKNLKSTIHSFLQLIDLDSNPNLKLVLLGGKGWGENFDDIFSPYSESMKERVVFLGFVPDESLASIYSGAKFFVYLSFYEGFGLPPLEAMQCGIPVLVSNTSSLPEVVGDAGLYADPYDLNSIKSGMKRLLNDAELRKSLSVAAEKRAKSFTWETTAKLTKEAYLN, from the coding sequence TTGAATCTTATCTTTGATATTTCAGTTCTTGCTTGGTCTATTCGAAGTAATAAAGCCAAAACGGGAATCTTTCGAGTCATTGAGAATTTGTTTTTTCAGTTTCTAAAAGATCCAGAAATTAATTTATATCTAACATCCATTCATGGAAATATTGAAGATTTAAAAGTTTATCTTAAAAAAGAAAATATCCAAATTTCAAACGATCATCTATTAATTCCCAAAAAGCCTACAAAATTAAAAGATAAAGTATTTCAGATTTATCTTTGGACCTATGGAATTATTGATAAAAAAGGGTATCCTCGACTCTCCAAGTTTTTAATAATTTTTCACAATCTTTTTGTTAAGTTTCCTCTATCTTTCATTGGATTAAGAAATTATTTTTATCCTATTCCAGAAAAATATTTATCTAAAACTTTTACTTTCCATAGCACTTTTTTACCAATTCCTAAATACATACAAAATTCAAAAATTCACAAAGTAATAACCATTTATGACTTAATCTCCATCCTTCATCCTGAGTTTTTTTTTGGTAACCAGGACCATGTGGTTTGGAAATTAATTCGAGATATTGCAAAGGACACAAAGGTTATTACTATATCGGAACATAGTAAAAATGATCTGTTGAAAGCAAATATTGGATTAAGTGACGACCAGGTTTTTGTAACCCCACTTGCTTCGGCAAAACATTTTTACCGTGTTAGTTCTAATGAAAAGTTGGCCTCTGATTTGCGAATGTTTCACTTAATACCTGGAGATTACATTCTCAGTGTTTCCACACTCGAACCAAGAAAAAATCTAAAGTCTACGATCCATTCCTTTCTTCAGTTAATTGATCTAGATTCAAATCCGAATTTAAAATTGGTTTTGTTAGGTGGAAAGGGCTGGGGAGAAAATTTCGATGATATTTTTTCTCCATATTCGGAATCTATGAAAGAGCGAGTTGTATTTCTAGGTTTTGTTCCCGACGAAAGTTTAGCCTCAATCTACTCGGGGGCAAAATTCTTTGTTTATTTGTCTTTTTATGAGGGCTTTGGATTACCACCCTTAGAAGCTATGCAATGCGGGATTCCTGTTTTAGTTTCTAACACCTCTTCATTGCCTGAGGTAGTAGGTGATGCGGGTTTGTATGCTGATCCTTATGATTTAAATTCTATTAAGTCCGGGATGAAAAGGCTACTGAATGATGCAGAGCTTAGGAAATCATTGTCAGTGGCTGCTGAAAAAAGGGCAAAATCATTTACTTGGGAAACTACGGCTAAGTTAACCAAAGAAGCATATTTAAACTAA
- a CDS encoding glycosyltransferase family 4 protein, with protein sequence MILFDFQTFLNQKYGGISRLFVEVMSYLEDKQCQFEIPVVASENVNLIGKSFFKPSSGLKYSREIPEVENWLSGRSFSGKNALYLIYKSIKTIQSKFIFRYLYRKNEKIISTRLKDQKTKIFHPTYFDDYYLKDMSLGSNKLVLTVFDLIHERFPGYYKLDDIALRNRRSLCAAADTIIAISESTKIDLIEFYGIPDNKIEVIHLASNLHLAPNIESKLVWKDYILFVGERGGYKNFNNFVIGISEIIKKYKLNLVFAGGGKFSFEEREILKKYNILGKSIQIPFKSDAEIKSIYQNALAFVFPSLYEGFGIPLLESMSVGCPVICSNTSSFPEVIGDAAITFDPWYSESIREAVEKLINSNSARKKLISKGLERSKQFTWEKTGEKHLKVYKQLLESSLESY encoded by the coding sequence ATGATTTTATTTGATTTCCAAACATTTTTGAACCAGAAGTATGGTGGGATTTCCCGACTTTTTGTCGAAGTAATGTCTTATCTTGAAGATAAGCAGTGCCAGTTTGAGATTCCAGTGGTAGCTTCAGAAAATGTTAATCTAATTGGGAAAAGTTTTTTTAAACCAAGTTCCGGTCTGAAGTATTCTCGCGAAATTCCTGAAGTGGAAAATTGGTTGTCCGGTCGTAGTTTTTCTGGAAAAAATGCATTATATTTAATATATAAATCAATAAAAACGATTCAAAGTAAATTTATATTCCGTTATTTATATAGAAAAAATGAGAAAATTATCTCAACAAGATTGAAAGATCAGAAGACAAAGATTTTTCATCCGACGTATTTTGATGATTATTATTTAAAAGATATGTCATTAGGATCAAATAAATTAGTTCTTACTGTTTTTGATCTGATTCATGAACGTTTTCCTGGTTATTACAAGTTGGATGATATTGCCCTTCGAAATCGAAGATCACTTTGTGCAGCTGCAGATACTATCATTGCTATTTCTGAATCAACAAAGATAGACCTGATTGAATTTTATGGAATTCCTGATAATAAAATTGAAGTGATTCATTTGGCATCTAATCTTCATTTAGCACCAAATATTGAATCAAAATTGGTTTGGAAAGATTACATATTGTTTGTTGGGGAAAGAGGTGGATATAAAAACTTTAATAACTTTGTGATCGGAATTTCAGAAATCATCAAAAAGTATAAATTAAATTTGGTTTTTGCTGGGGGTGGAAAATTTTCATTTGAGGAAAGGGAAATCCTTAAAAAATATAACATTCTTGGAAAATCCATCCAAATTCCTTTTAAATCAGATGCAGAAATAAAAAGCATTTACCAAAATGCATTAGCATTTGTATTCCCATCGTTATATGAAGGTTTTGGTATTCCGCTATTGGAATCTATGTCGGTAGGTTGCCCTGTGATTTGTAGCAATACAAGTTCTTTTCCTGAAGTGATTGGAGATGCTGCTATAACATTTGATCCATGGTATTCCGAATCGATTAGAGAGGCAGTTGAGAAACTAATAAATTCCAATTCCGCTAGAAAAAAATTGATATCTAAGGGTCTAGAAAGATCAAAGCAGTTTACTTGGGAAAAAACTGGTGAAAAACATTTGAAAGTTTATAAGCAACTGTTGGAATCTTCTCTTGAATCATATTGA
- the glf gene encoding UDP-galactopyranose mutase, translating into MKKILIVGAGFSGAVVANTLAKTGNYFIEVMDERNHIGGNCHTERDPETNVMVHKYGPHIFHTSNQKVWDYINSFGTFRPFVNRVKSVYMGKVYSMPINLHTINQFFGKALSPKEAREWIESKGDSSIEDPKTFEDQAKKFVGEELYKAFFYGYTKKQWGTEPKNLPASILKRLPVRFSYDDNYYNDIYQGIPEAGYSSVIEKLFDHPNIKIHLGKRFFGEADSVSGFDHIFYTGPIDAYFSFRHGRLGYRTVFFKEHRTEGDFQGNPVINYADESTPYTRVHEHKHFTPWESHAKTIYFEEYSKETEAEDIPYYPKRLDGDMKMLQAYEAEVSRLSNVTFLGRLATYRYLDMHHIIEEALDCAEKFISEHIGK; encoded by the coding sequence ATGAAAAAAATACTAATTGTAGGTGCAGGATTTTCTGGTGCCGTTGTTGCCAATACTCTTGCGAAAACTGGAAATTATTTCATCGAAGTAATGGATGAGAGAAATCATATCGGTGGAAATTGTCATACAGAACGCGACCCTGAAACCAATGTAATGGTTCATAAATATGGTCCCCATATTTTTCATACAAGCAATCAAAAGGTCTGGGATTATATAAATTCATTCGGGACATTTCGTCCGTTTGTGAACCGAGTAAAATCAGTTTATATGGGAAAAGTATATTCCATGCCGATCAATTTGCATACGATCAACCAATTTTTTGGTAAGGCTTTGTCACCTAAAGAAGCAAGGGAATGGATTGAGTCTAAAGGTGATTCCTCTATTGAAGATCCAAAAACTTTTGAAGACCAGGCGAAAAAATTTGTTGGAGAAGAATTGTATAAAGCATTTTTTTACGGATACACAAAGAAACAATGGGGAACAGAACCTAAAAATTTACCCGCATCCATTTTGAAACGTCTGCCTGTTCGTTTCAGTTACGATGATAATTATTATAATGACATCTACCAAGGAATTCCTGAAGCAGGTTACTCTTCTGTAATAGAAAAATTGTTCGATCATCCTAATATTAAAATCCATTTAGGAAAACGTTTTTTTGGTGAGGCCGATTCAGTTTCCGGATTTGATCATATTTTTTATACAGGACCTATCGATGCTTATTTTTCTTTTCGTCACGGCAGGCTCGGTTATCGAACTGTATTTTTTAAAGAACATAGAACAGAGGGCGATTTCCAAGGGAACCCGGTGATCAATTATGCAGATGAATCGACGCCTTATACTAGAGTTCATGAACACAAACACTTTACTCCTTGGGAATCTCACGCCAAAACAATTTATTTCGAAGAATATAGCAAAGAAACCGAAGCGGAAGACATTCCTTACTATCCAAAACGATTGGATGGAGATATGAAGATGTTACAGGCTTATGAGGCTGAAGTCTCTCGCTTATCAAATGTTACATTTCTTGGGCGATTGGCAACATATCGATATTTGGACATGCACCATATCATTGAGGAAGCTTTGGACTGCGCAGAAAAATTTATTAGCGAACATATAGGTAAGTAA
- a CDS encoding glycosyltransferase family 2 protein — protein sequence MKQKQPLVSIITVVRNAEETILRTINSALIQKNVDFEVLVWDGLSTDGTVEKLETLKSQIQFHSGKDSGVYDAMNRSLKLAKGKWILFLNADDYFLNDDSLEKLVTLAIQGKHDYVCGFASMFFGLKVWRPKTLTDFDFFVGNPSNHQAYLCKKSAYLELGGFDLRYKYAADVDFMFRVIKAGYRGGVVSEAIVHYSLGGLSTKNVSRGVNELEEIMAKFLHSDIQFARECRFVFHEGKIPSKVFIESLISAKWSLSQLSQLVLFFGTKYCLEETPFFVKIKNFINKIVRTILKNLVFQILKILPNRVL from the coding sequence ATGAAACAAAAACAACCGTTAGTATCAATTATCACTGTGGTTCGGAACGCAGAAGAAACGATTCTTCGGACAATAAACTCTGCCTTAATTCAAAAGAATGTAGATTTCGAAGTTCTGGTTTGGGATGGATTAAGTACGGATGGAACAGTAGAAAAACTAGAAACTCTAAAGAGCCAAATTCAGTTTCATTCGGGTAAAGATTCAGGTGTTTATGATGCGATGAACCGAAGTCTGAAATTGGCAAAAGGAAAATGGATTTTATTCCTTAATGCAGATGATTATTTTTTAAATGATGATTCGCTAGAAAAATTAGTTACTCTCGCCATTCAAGGAAAACACGATTATGTTTGTGGTTTTGCAAGTATGTTTTTTGGTTTAAAAGTTTGGAGACCAAAAACTCTAACTGATTTCGATTTTTTTGTTGGAAATCCATCAAACCACCAGGCTTATCTCTGTAAAAAATCAGCATATTTGGAGCTGGGTGGATTTGACCTTAGATATAAATATGCGGCAGATGTTGATTTTATGTTTCGTGTGATTAAAGCTGGGTATAGGGGAGGAGTCGTTTCCGAAGCTATTGTGCATTATTCATTGGGTGGCCTTTCGACTAAGAATGTAAGTCGTGGTGTAAATGAATTGGAAGAGATTATGGCTAAGTTTCTTCATTCGGATATTCAATTTGCAAGAGAATGCCGCTTTGTTTTTCATGAAGGTAAAATTCCTTCAAAGGTTTTTATCGAAAGTTTAATTTCTGCAAAATGGTCATTATCTCAGTTATCGCAACTAGTTTTGTTTTTTGGAACAAAATACTGCTTAGAAGAAACTCCTTTTTTTGTTAAGATAAAGAATTTTATAAATAAGATAGTTCGCACTATCCTTAAAAACTTAGTTTTTCAAATTTTAAAAATATTACCAAATCGAGTTTTATGA
- a CDS encoding phosphoglycerate dehydrogenase — MFFNHKLFISTYPFGKYDKSPVELLEQTGINFSINPLNRKLTSAEVLDFAKDCTGIIAGTENLERLVSESKNLKFISRVGIGLDSVPLKLCRHKGILVSYTPDAVTLAVAEIVLGMMITLPRHVVFADRQIRNGGWTRPVGISIQSSVIGIVGLGRVGYKISQMLTSLKPKKILVCDILDKSEDIKRLRAFGLDIEQVTLNSLLSFSDIVSVHVPLTPLTQNLIATHELKQMKKSSFLINFSRGGVVNESSAYESLKKNEIAGLALDVYEKEPYSGNLIELDNVVLTQHMGSCSFDCRLAMESQATEELIRFFKGEKLMSEVPDFEFENSPT; from the coding sequence ATGTTTTTTAATCACAAATTATTTATATCCACTTACCCTTTTGGAAAATATGATAAGTCTCCTGTTGAATTACTAGAGCAGACGGGGATTAATTTTTCGATAAATCCTTTAAATAGAAAGCTCACTTCTGCAGAAGTTTTAGATTTTGCAAAGGATTGTACAGGTATTATTGCCGGAACGGAAAATTTAGAACGTCTTGTTTCTGAATCTAAGAATCTAAAATTTATTTCTAGAGTTGGCATTGGCTTAGATTCTGTTCCTTTAAAATTATGTAGGCACAAAGGGATTCTAGTTTCTTATACTCCGGATGCGGTGACTTTGGCGGTTGCAGAGATTGTTCTTGGAATGATGATTACATTACCACGACATGTAGTTTTTGCAGATCGCCAAATTAGAAACGGAGGTTGGACTCGTCCTGTTGGTATTAGTATCCAATCATCAGTAATAGGTATTGTGGGATTGGGTAGAGTAGGGTATAAGATTTCTCAAATGTTGACTTCCCTTAAGCCGAAAAAAATTCTTGTTTGCGACATCTTAGATAAATCAGAAGATATTAAGCGTTTACGTGCATTTGGTTTAGATATTGAGCAAGTCACATTAAATTCACTCTTAAGTTTTTCAGATATAGTTAGCGTTCACGTTCCCTTAACACCTTTGACTCAAAATTTAATTGCAACACATGAGTTAAAGCAGATGAAGAAATCCTCTTTTTTAATTAATTTTTCTCGGGGTGGGGTTGTTAATGAGAGTTCTGCTTATGAAAGTTTGAAGAAAAATGAGATTGCTGGCCTTGCACTTGATGTTTATGAGAAAGAACCTTATTCTGGTAATTTAATTGAGTTAGATAATGTAGTATTAACTCAACACATGGGTTCTTGTTCCTTTGATTGTCGATTGGCAATGGAATCGCAAGCCACTGAGGAGTTGATACGTTTTTTTAAGGGAGAAAAATTAATGAGTGAAGTACCCGATTTCGAGTTTGAAAATTCTCCTACTTAA
- a CDS encoding glycosyltransferase family 2 protein produces MKNQKNTRKQISVVIPSFNEEGNIRKLFNRLMLNLDKNKYSIEIIFVDDGSTDETLNQIRSLAKESKIVKYLAFSKNFGHQKALKAGLDFSNGDAVISLDADLQHPPELIPALIKEWESGNEIVYTIRRNTEKTSFFKKFTAQLFYKILNKLSGLNISQGAADFRLLDRKVVNVIRDMQEDNLFIRGMIPWLGFNKVGLEYEPEERVWGTSKYTFKKMFLFAMQGITSFSVKPLHLTTYLGGFIFLLSSIYIFYALFVYFVQNKSIPGWTSMLISVLFLGSLNLLMLGVLGEYIGKIMIESKRRPQYIIKDKNL; encoded by the coding sequence ATGAAAAATCAAAAAAATACACGAAAGCAGATTTCAGTTGTAATTCCTTCATTTAATGAAGAAGGAAACATTCGAAAATTATTTAATCGTCTTATGTTGAATTTGGATAAAAATAAATATTCAATTGAAATAATATTCGTGGATGATGGCAGTACGGATGAAACTTTAAACCAAATCAGATCCTTAGCAAAAGAATCAAAAATTGTTAAGTATCTTGCCTTTTCTAAGAATTTCGGTCACCAAAAGGCATTAAAAGCAGGATTAGATTTTTCTAATGGTGATGCAGTAATTTCTCTAGATGCTGACTTACAACACCCACCGGAATTAATTCCTGCTTTGATCAAAGAATGGGAAAGCGGAAATGAAATTGTATATACAATTCGAAGAAATACAGAAAAAACATCCTTTTTTAAAAAATTTACAGCTCAGTTGTTTTATAAAATCTTAAATAAATTGTCTGGTTTGAATATTTCGCAAGGGGCAGCTGATTTTAGACTTCTCGATCGAAAAGTAGTTAATGTTATTCGTGATATGCAAGAAGACAATCTTTTTATCCGAGGAATGATTCCTTGGTTAGGTTTCAATAAAGTTGGACTTGAATATGAACCAGAAGAGCGCGTGTGGGGAACTTCGAAATATACATTTAAAAAGATGTTTCTGTTTGCTATGCAAGGGATAACTTCATTCAGCGTAAAACCATTACACTTAACAACGTATCTAGGTGGGTTTATTTTCTTATTAAGTTCTATCTATATTTTTTACGCGTTATTTGTTTATTTTGTACAAAACAAATCAATTCCAGGTTGGACGTCTATGTTGATTAGCGTATTATTTTTGGGAAGTTTGAATTTATTAATGTTGGGTGTTCTTGGTGAATATATCGGAAAAATAATGATAGAATCAAAAAGAAGGCCGCAATATATAATTAAGGATAAAAATTTATGA
- a CDS encoding glycosyltransferase: MNHIEFPIITIVTPSYNQGNFILETLNSVVEQEGAFYIDFIVMDGFSSDNTAGILSEFEAKVSSFPVIHQISGKKFHLLGANKGVSFSWKSEKDKGQTDALNKAISLILDESHYFNWICSDDRYRTQNAIASLLLYAEAKSVVYGKSIYIDEFGNDLKEYPTVQVDKVNIFENFGIAQPSALICFTSKEDLFMNLKFSSIMDLFLWVKLFQSGYRFLYIDSVVISDYRIHTNSKTASWRMRTYKEILSLMLLNENQISRRLVRSMFHECIMGGVGKLGIFFRFFNNRFLNALFVRFLEVSFNRFRFNLSFLLSNPKSNWNP; this comes from the coding sequence TTGAATCATATTGAATTTCCTATTATCACCATCGTAACACCATCCTATAACCAAGGAAATTTTATTCTTGAAACATTGAACTCCGTGGTTGAGCAGGAAGGTGCCTTCTATATTGATTTTATCGTTATGGATGGTTTTTCCAGCGATAATACAGCGGGTATTTTATCTGAATTTGAAGCTAAGGTTAGTTCATTTCCTGTAATTCATCAAATATCTGGAAAAAAATTTCACCTTCTAGGTGCCAATAAAGGAGTTTCCTTTTCATGGAAATCAGAAAAAGACAAAGGTCAAACGGATGCTTTAAATAAGGCTATCAGTTTGATTTTAGATGAAAGTCATTATTTTAATTGGATTTGCAGTGATGATAGGTATCGGACACAAAATGCGATAGCTTCCTTGTTGCTGTATGCAGAAGCAAAATCTGTAGTTTATGGAAAATCAATTTACATTGATGAGTTTGGAAATGACTTAAAGGAATATCCAACAGTGCAGGTAGACAAAGTGAATATTTTTGAAAACTTCGGTATTGCACAACCATCGGCTTTAATTTGTTTTACTTCTAAAGAAGATCTTTTTATGAATTTGAAGTTTTCTTCTATAATGGATCTCTTTTTATGGGTGAAGTTGTTTCAGTCTGGATACCGTTTTTTGTATATCGATTCCGTTGTGATATCTGATTATAGAATTCATACGAATAGTAAAACAGCTTCTTGGCGAATGCGCACATATAAAGAGATTCTATCCTTGATGCTATTGAACGAAAATCAAATATCTCGAAGACTAGTCAGGTCCATGTTCCATGAGTGTATAATGGGTGGAGTGGGTAAGTTGGGTATTTTTTTCCGTTTTTTTAATAATCGTTTTCTGAATGCTTTGTTTGTTAGGTTTTTAGAAGTTTCCTTCAATCGATTTAGATTTAATTTAAGTTTTTTACTTTCAAACCCAAAATCAAATTGGAACCCATAA
- a CDS encoding glycosyltransferase family 2 protein produces MVNQINDQNIISIVTPSFQQGEFLERTINSVITQEGNFYLDYIITDGGSKDNSVEIIKKYDRLILEGAEVLTHAGLVFRKVPSGTNESTNCLGISYRWVSEKDNGQTHAINKGWKLAVGSVIAWLNSDDVYLPKALEKAYTTLSESDSTCIYGIGLHIDKEDRLLELYPIEPYSFLRLLDYCIICQPTVFLKREVLTSIGYLNESLGYCMDYEYWLRIALKYPFSFLKETLACTRIHENTKTSQNLKVHSEIIQMQKKVVGKTSKHWLYHYSNYKLSELFPGWKGSVFLKVLIRIHSFILGFTYR; encoded by the coding sequence ATGGTGAATCAAATTAACGATCAAAATATTATTTCTATTGTAACACCTTCCTTTCAACAAGGAGAGTTTCTTGAGAGAACGATCAATTCAGTAATAACGCAAGAAGGTAACTTCTATCTTGATTATATTATCACAGATGGGGGCTCAAAAGATAATAGTGTTGAGATTATAAAAAAGTATGACCGTTTGATTTTAGAAGGGGCGGAAGTTTTGACTCATGCTGGCCTTGTGTTTAGAAAGGTCCCATCAGGGACTAACGAATCTACCAATTGTCTTGGAATTAGCTATCGCTGGGTTTCGGAAAAGGACAATGGACAAACACATGCGATCAATAAAGGTTGGAAATTAGCTGTAGGTTCCGTGATAGCTTGGCTTAATTCCGATGACGTTTATTTGCCAAAAGCTTTAGAAAAGGCTTATACTACTTTGTCAGAGTCTGATTCCACTTGTATTTATGGAATTGGATTACATATAGATAAAGAAGATCGATTGCTTGAGTTGTATCCAATTGAGCCTTATTCCTTTCTGCGTTTACTCGATTATTGCATTATTTGCCAACCCACGGTATTTTTAAAGAGAGAGGTTTTGACTTCGATAGGTTATCTAAATGAAAGTCTAGGTTATTGTATGGACTATGAATATTGGCTTAGAATAGCACTTAAGTATCCTTTCTCTTTTTTAAAAGAAACTCTGGCGTGCACGCGAATTCACGAAAACACAAAAACTAGTCAAAATTTAAAAGTTCATAGTGAGATCATTCAAATGCAGAAAAAAGTCGTTGGAAAAACTTCCAAACATTGGCTCTATCATTATTCGAATTATAAGTTATCTGAATTGTTCCCGGGTTGGAAGGGTAGTGTTTTTTTAAAGGTATTGATTCGGATTCATTCTTTTATTTTGGGATTCACTTACCGCTAG
- a CDS encoding class I SAM-dependent methyltransferase has translation MKTDSEVQREHFNLISSKYLNSRKNKNHLAYKEIWWNNILDFLLANYSFDEKNNSLEAMCGLAEGSNLLRKAYPKLKLFAFDYSDEMVLAAQQENVGFEKIFQADVINFSEKNKYDIVIILGGLHHVPNFVDKVLTNIYQSLRKDGIFINLEPTHNNFLFKYIRESVYKKNSLFEENTERGFTLSEYNEKLVNAGFRLKKQFFPGLIGYILYYNPDAFPFLNIGTSLIAKIFSKFDWFLGKTIIGRKFSFATWSIAYKK, from the coding sequence ATGAAAACAGATTCAGAAGTTCAGCGTGAACATTTTAATTTAATTTCTTCAAAGTATTTAAATTCGAGAAAGAATAAAAACCATCTAGCCTATAAAGAGATTTGGTGGAATAATATTTTGGATTTTTTGTTAGCAAACTATTCGTTTGATGAAAAAAATAATTCATTGGAAGCGATGTGCGGATTAGCAGAAGGAAGTAATTTATTGCGTAAGGCATATCCCAAATTGAAACTTTTTGCATTTGATTATTCTGATGAGATGGTTTTGGCCGCACAGCAAGAAAACGTTGGGTTTGAGAAAATATTCCAAGCAGATGTAATTAATTTTTCTGAAAAGAATAAATATGACATTGTAATTATACTTGGTGGTTTGCACCACGTTCCAAATTTTGTGGATAAAGTTCTCACAAATATCTATCAATCCTTAAGAAAGGATGGGATTTTTATTAATTTAGAACCAACACATAATAATTTTCTATTCAAGTATATCCGTGAATCAGTATATAAAAAAAATTCTCTTTTTGAGGAAAATACAGAAAGGGGTTTCACTTTGTCTGAATACAATGAAAAATTAGTGAATGCAGGGTTTAGACTGAAAAAACAATTTTTTCCAGGTTTGATTGGATATATTTTATACTATAATCCTGATGCATTTCCGTTTTTGAATATTGGTACAAGTTTAATTGCGAAAATATTTTCTAAATTTGATTGGTTTTTAGGAAAAACAATTATCGGTAGGAAATTTTCTTTTGCTACTTGGAGTATTGCTTACAAAAAGTAA